One Anabas testudineus chromosome 15, fAnaTes1.2, whole genome shotgun sequence genomic window carries:
- the dact2 gene encoding dapper homolog 2, with translation MLSRKGSCVGMMTAAAGVDRSRVGERLQAALAGLQELHLLKDRQGDMVSWALRMDREEPVTSVHAGPEDARMMRAEEQRLEATLTALKQQLSRLRKQDVGLKTHLQQLDQQISELKLDVSKASTEQLESDSRPSSGFYELSDGGSCSLSNSCTSVYSECLSSSQTSLLLCPMSPANSHISPSSQVDACRRRSTDESTTQPNPPRATGLHLGSSRIRASTEQARPRPVSTGDLDRMMAQGPSYSKSVDAKKPSLCPSLKTSAVDPRFQSNLVSRSGTEMYHYPSPLHAVALQSPIFYNGGDLATPGLLQTQGLPANESRTLSYIDKLIQRGMSKIENETGAETLQTHSDYHRKPTEAVTAFPEVCKKEESMLQCLPAQTTNNIPLNTDEKRHCMTYSGQDPADSTHPKQSVKAPEVTYRYSYPVVEYSSDEVTNTSLRKTDKPQGEYASVTRRYSEKRSGDNQETKPSESKTYRQRTVMAHSSSTEESQGFELQSGHTTSPEFVHAKFVPAGSQRVKVRQADRKTKAVKLRRKSSEKASVTRQQHGYSSGEKTREASGATKAEQKRSAKGKVTQKSTTCHTEERRQGSGSDSSHCSPGLMYPHKVHPKPHSLPAVTKSSKSRRLQSVEYEQPAEQRKRRQGSAKWPSEVEMFQASWAQRQRSIEPRVQAPGNMQMVRSMSAKPGQWMRQPRPFQSSMSSNSFLHNLNARYPPAPYHVSSLYPPRCESEYSAECASLFHSTIAESSEGEMSDNTTNRFGDSESSHSFQSLSDSDSSLSLDEEDHLDSHEEEGGLVWADAAMGPTAAGRPLQQLPRPEPSACRIKASRALKKKIRRFQPASLKVMTLV, from the exons ATGCTGAGCAGGAAAGGATCTTGTGTGGGCATGATGACTGCTGCAGCGGGAGTGGACCGCAGCAGGGTCGGGGAGAGGCTGCAGGCTGCTCTGGCCGGGCTGCAGGAGCTGCATCtgctgaaagacagacagggcGACATGGTGAGCTGGGCACTCAGGATGGACCGAGAGGAGCCGGTCACGTCGGTCCACGCAGGCCCAGAGGATGCCAGGATGATGAGGGCTGAGGAGCAGCGGCTGGAGGCGACCCTGACAGCCCTGAAGCAACAGCTG TCCCGTCTTCGAAAACAGGATGTAGGCCTGAAGACTCACTTGCAGCAGCTGGACCAACAGATCAGTGAGTTGAAGCTTGATGTCAGCAAAGCCTCCACAGAGCAGCTAGAGAGTGACAGCAGACCAAGTTCAG GTTTTTATGAGCTCAGCGATGGCGGCTCCTGCTCCCTGTCTAACTCGTGCACCTCTGTGTACAGTGAGTGTCTGTCATCCTCCCAGACGAGCCTTCTCCTCTGTCCCATGAGCCCTGCTAATTCCCACATTAGCCCTTCATCACAAGTTGATGCCTGCCGCCGGCGCTCGACAGATGAGAGCACTACCCAGCCCAACCCTCCTCGGGCTACTGGCCTCCATCTGGGCAGCAGCCGGATCCGAGCAAGCACTGAACAAGCACGACCAAGACCTGTATCAACAG GTGATCTTGACAGAATGATGGCTCAGGGTCCAAGCTACTCCAAATCTGTTGATGCAAAGAAACCCTCATTGTGCCCAAGCCTCAAGACCTCAGCTGTGGATCCCAGGTTTCAGAGCAACCTGGTGTCCCGCAGTGGCACTGAAATGTACCACTACCCCAGCCCTTTGCACGCTGTGGCCCTCCAGAGCCCAATTTTTTACAACGGGGGTGACCTGGCCACACCTGGACTCCTACAGACCCAAGGACTTCCCGCGAATGAGAGCAGAACCCTGAGTTACATTGACAAGCTCATCCAGCGCGGCATGAGCAAAATTGAGAATGAAACAGGTGCAGAgactctgcagacacacagtgactATCACAGAAAGCCCACTGAAGCTGTGACTGCATTTCCTGAAGTGTGTAAAAAAGAGGAGTCTATGCTGCAGTGTCTTCCAGCCCAGACTACAAACAACATCCCATTAAATACTGACGAGAAGAGGCACTGCATGACATACTCCGGTCAAGATCCAGCTGATAGCACACACCCCAAACAGTCAGTGAAAGCCCCAGAGGTTACATATCGGTACTCTTATCCTGTTGTCGAGTACAGCTCCGATGAGGTTACCAATACATCTCTCAGGAAGACTGATAAGCCCCAAGGAGAATATGCAAGTGTAACAAGAAGATATTCAGAGAAGAGATCTGGGGATAACCAAGAGACCAAACCATCCGAGAGTAAGACCTACAGACAAAGAACAGTGATGGCTCACAGTTCAAGCACAGAGGAGAGTCAAGGCTTTGAGCTTCAGTCTGGTCACACAACTTCACCCGAGTTCGTGCATGCCAAATTTGTTCCTGCTGGATCTCAGAGGGTCAAGGTAAGACAGGCAGACCGTAAAACCAAAGCCGTGAAGCTGAGAAGAAAGAGCAGTGAGAAGGCAAGCGTAACGAGGCAGCAACATGGATATTCATCTGGTGAGAAGACAAGAGAGGCCAGTGGTGCAAccaaagcagagcagaaaagGTCTGCAAAGGGAAAGGTGACCCAGAAATCTACCACCTGTCACACTGAGGAGCGCAGACAGGGCTCAGGGTCAGACTCCAGCCACTGTAGCCCAGGCCTCATGTACCCCCACAAGGTCCACCCTAAACCACATTCCCTTCCTGCTGTTACGAAGTCCAGCAAAAGCCGAAGACTTCAGAGTGTGGAGTATGAGCAGCCTGCAGAGCAGAGGAAGCGGAGGCAGGGGTCTGCCAAATGGCCATCTGAGGTGGAGATGTTCCAAGCCTCATGGGCTCAGCGTCAGAGGTCAATAGAGCCCCGTGTTCAGGCACCGGGGAACATGCAGATGGTCCGCAGTATGAGTGCCAAGCCAGGCCAGTGGATGAGACAGCCTCGCCCCTTCCAGTCCTCTATGTCCTCCAACTCTTTCCTCCACAATCTTAATGCCAGATACCCTCCAGCACCTTACCACGTGTCCAGCCTCTATCCACCAAGATGTGAGTCTGAGTACTCGGCTGAATGTGCCTCCTTGTTTCACTCCACTATCGCTGAGAGCAGCGAGGGGGAGATGAGTGATAACACCACCAACCGCTTCGGAGACAGCGAGTCCAGCCACAGCTTCCAGTCTTTATCGGACTCTGACAGCAGCCTGTCTCTGGATGAGGAGGATCACTTGGACAGCCATGAGGAGGAAGGAGGTCTAGTGTGGGCTGATGCTGCAATGGGGCCCACCGCCGCTGGACGGCCCCTGCAGCAGCTCCCACGCCCTGAGCCATCAGCCTGCCGCATCAAAGCTTCCCGAGCCCTGAAGAAGAAAATTCGGCGGTTCCAGCCTGCTTCCCTAAAGGTCATGACCCTAGTGTAG